Part of the Phormidium yuhuli AB48 genome is shown below.
GAAGTCGCGACATACCTCCCGCTGGATAGTTTCCCAACTCCCAGCCGGGGGGAGTCGTTTTATCAGGCAGTTGCGATCGCGCACAACGAGGTTCTGCGGGTTCCTGACTTGCTCCAGGTTTGGCGCTCTTCCCCATTACCCCAAATAGGAGATGTCTATGAACTGCTGTCGGGCGTTGAGGCAACAACATTGTCAGAGATTGAACAGCAGATTCAACTTCTGATTGAACCGGCCCGAGAACCGGAGAACGTTCGAGAACGGTGGCAACTTTGGGAGCTTCGCCAACTCCTCGAAACCGAAGCCTATGCGAATGTTGGGATGTCTGGGCCCCCAGGGTCTATTGGGTTGAACTTTACTGGAAACCTCCCTGTGGTCAGCCCAGGTAACCTGGGTGGCATTGTGGATGGCTTAACCCGAATTACCCAATTGTTCCTTGCCTTCTTCAGTAGCACGATTGTCCCAGGGGATGCGATCACAGCCATCGTCCAGGCAACCAATGCCGTTGTTCTTAAGTTCTTCGAGGTGGGAGCGGGGAGTTTGGTTGGGGATTTGGCGGCGGCTGTGCTGCGTACCATTGATTTGCCGGCCATCTATTCCATCACAATGACGTTCGCTGGAACTTGGGCATTCCTCATGGCGTACGCCCCGCTGATTATCCTGGCCGCGATTTGTGCGATCGCCGTCATCCAGAACAGTCGTCGGCTCAAGATTGGGGAACATCTTAATGTGTTCGCCGGTTTGCCGGGGTCGCCGTCGGCGATGGCATTTGGAGGGTTGGCTAATCCAAACCGGGCCACAATGAAGGCTGCCTTGATTGAGCTGGCCCAGGACTTGCGGAACGACGGGGCCAACTTTGAGCCGGTCATGGGGTTTGTGTTGGATTCGCGCGATCGCGTCGCGATGGTTCTCAACCTGACCAGCCTAGATGACCCCATTGAACTGTTTGGGCAGGCAATGGATGCAGCGGCGATTCCATATCAGGAGCAACTGGGCCGTTCGTTTGATGATTGGTGGAATGCTTAGGAGGTTGATATGCCGGAAATTCAAGAACCCAACATCTCCTGGAAAAACATCCTCATGGCTCCTGATGGCAGTCGGGGGAGGATTTACGTCACAACAACCTGGAGTGTTTATGACCTAGAGGAGCAACGGAAAGTTGGAGGCGACCCGGTGGTGCTGCGCAACATTCTGCTCACCGGGCTTCATCCTCGAAATGCCTTTGCCATTGGCCAAGTCTCGAAAACCCAAGACAGGCCCGGATATCTAAACCCCTTTTATCCATTCGCCCTGGAAGAAGGAGCCGAGCCAAACAGCCGAGAAGGTCCCAGGGTTGCCTTAGACTTAGCCTCCAATAGCCGGACTCATGGGCGCTTCACATTTACCGATAAACGAGTGGGCCGGCCCTATTTTGGTGCTGACTGGAAGCGCATCATTTACGGGTCAATCCTCCACACAGGTTGCCGGGCGCTGGTATATCGGCAGATGAGGTTTATCGTCACTGACGATGAACTCCGCGACTTCCAGGGGCAGCCCTACGACGACCCGGTGAACCAACGAAATTGGAACACCGGCGATTCCCATGCCACAGGGAGTACCGCACTGATGGAACATTTGGGGATTGCAACTCAGAGTCCCGATGGTGAATACGAGCCGGAGGTGAACCGGCCCATCCAATTTCGCTGTGCAGAGTTTAAGAAATGGGTGGGCAAGGGGACGATTGCCCATAATCCCGCCCTTGATGGAGTGGCGGATATGGCCATTCCACTCAGTTCACTCAAAGGGAACAAACTTCCGCTGGGGAACCATGAGGCCAAGCTACTCCTCGGCTACGTCCATGGGGCTGAGCAGCGCCGGGCATCTCCGGGTTGGATGCTGTTTCAGTGGTTCGATTTCGAGACACTGGAGCAAGACAATATCATTTCCAATTTGATTGCCAAGGCAAGAGACCTCGGCAGTGCATTCAACTCAATCCAGGATTTGGCCAGGATTCTCAGGGTCGAGCAAGGTGACGCCGAATCATTGGATGAAATGGAACGCCTCAACTCTGAGGCCCTTTATGTGAACACGATGATGAGCGTCGTCATAGCTGATGAGGCGGGGATTCTTCTGCTCCATCCCTATGTGGTGCGCCGAGTGAAGGAGCGGTATCGGGCCATGTTCCTCAAGTTGGCCAAGGCAGCGGGTGTCCGCTTCTGGTCTGTGATGACCATGCCTGATGAGAGTTTGGCCCACTACTGGACTCAAGACCCCGACGGGCGCATCATCGGCGATAAGGTATTTTGCGCCGGTGAATTTCCACCAGGTGAATATATTGTGTTTGCGAATCCAATGAGACATTGGGGGGATATTCAACTCTGGGAAAACAAGCACGAAGGGCGTTTCACCGGGTCTCTGGGGGTGATGGCTGCTCCCAGGGACTTGCTGTTGAGCTTGGGTCGGGATACGGATGGGGATTTTGTGCAGTTGATTCGAGCCGATACCTACCCGGCGATGGCCGAGGCAATTCGCAACTTTACCGATACCCCGAATGTGGCGAAATTCCCTAAGCGGGCGTTACAGGGCAACTTGGGAGAGATTGCTCTGGGCAGCATGAACGATTTAACTGGAGTCGTTGCTTCACTACTCGGCAAGGCGCGATCGCAGCTTGCAGAAAATATCGTTCTAGAAATCCCTCCCGGCGGCGAACAAGAGGAGACGATTGAGATGAGGATTATTGACTTCCTCAGCCAGGAACTCCAGATTGCCGTGGACTCTCTCAAATCTGCTTACCCCAATAATGAGGCTGGGCTCGAGGAAGTATCGAAGTTCCTTAAACAGCGCAATGCTCAAGCTGGGATTTGGATTAAGGATTTGAAAGACCCCAACACCTACCTCACCCGACCAGTCGCCGTTGAGCCGGGCGCAATTGACACCGTTTCTCGCATTCTGCAAATCGTTAACTCCAACTGGAACGCTCCCAGCCTGGACGTTGACTCAAATCCTCGGTCTTACCAAAATGTCCTCTTTGGCAAAGAGCAGATTCCGTTTTCCCCATTTCAGGAGCAGGTTGCCTATGAAGCGAGAGACGATTATCGTGCGGCTATGGCGCAGGCGATCGCACGGAAGGAACAAACCGGGGATGATACAGCTATCAAAGCCGTAGCGATGGCCACAAAGGAATCCAAGGAGGGGATTTTGGCTTTAGTTGACCCAGCAACAGGTGAACGATTCTCCCCTCAATCTTGGGTATCTGCGTTTTGGCACGTTTCCCACGATGCCAATACCGGCGATGCCGGTTTGGTATTCATGATGTTCGGCACGGAAATTGTTAATCGACTCCGGGAGTATGACCCAGAAGAGGTGAAGGTCTTTGACGTTTATGGTACTCAATTCAATGAATGGGCCCATCCGACTTGGCGATGGGGGGGACAAACTGTACAGACCCGAGTTGAAATCGCCCAGATTGCTGGTCGTCAGCAGAAAGTTATCTATATGAAATGGAGTGGGGCTAATACCTTGACTGGATGGCATTTGTTGGGGATTATTTCCGATGCACAAGCTGGAAATCTCGTTCCTGGTCAAGTCTCAACTCGGCTAGCTTATACAATCCGATTCAAGGCTGAACAGGGAACAACTCGCATCAGGTTCCTTGACCTCTCTCTTGAAGATGACTATATGCTGTATCTTTAACGTATGATGACTAAAGATATACGTTTGTTAGAAACTATGTTCGACCACATTGCAGAAGTAACTGGCTACTCCGAACAGTCAGTCGAAACGGTCATTCTCGCTTTTGTTCAATATGTCAAGACCTCCATTCAGAATGGAGAGGATGTGCAGATTACCGGTTTCGGAACCTACACCCATACTGACCTTAAGAAACGCCCTGGGCGCAATCCTCGGACGGGTGAAAGTATTACCCTGCCTCCATCTCGCCGTCCTCGCTTTAAGTTCAGCAAGAAATTTATTGAAGGAGTCCAACCAGACCCCAAGGTTAAACCCAAGCGGTCTAAAGCCAAAGCTGACAAATCTGAAGGGCCACAAGTTACTAACTCTGAAGTAGCCCCACCGCCGATTCCCAAACAGTTCCTTTCTCCAGTCGTTGAGCAGAAAATCTGGAGTGCGATTGTCGATGGTCAGGTGGTCTCGGTTCCTCATAAGGAAGCGACCCAACTTGACGGACATATCCCGGTTTGGGCTAAAGGGCGTAAGGGTTGGGAACTGAAAGAGTCTGTCCCTGAACTGTCGGCATCCTAAAAAATATCCACAGACTTTTTTGCCCAAGAGTGGGACTTGATAAAAGTCTGTGGATATTCCAGCTAACTCTTGCAAAAAAGTTAAGTCAGTTTAGTCTGTGGATATTTTCAACCTCCCCAAGATTTTATCCACAGACAATTTCTCGTGCTTAATCCAGACTTGAACTTGAGCGGCTTGGGAACGGGTTAATCGACAACTGTGAGTTTTCATCAATCGCTCGTCTTTCCAGGATTCCCAGCGGTAATACCAGTAACGGTATGTGCGCTTTTGTCCCGAGCTTAAAAGTTTGACCTTTTCCTGACATTCTATCCAGCCATGAACTTGGGTTTTGCGTCTGGATAATTTTCGTTCGCCTGAGATAGCACGGATTTCGTAGGTCATGACACACCACTCTTGAGTTTTCCTCAGGGTAGCGAAAACCGGAAACCAGTTACCGATTTTTTAGTCATGATTCCCTAACATTTGGACGGGTAGCCATGACCAGGTCGTAGAGGTTGCAACGGAGTAGTTGGCAAAGCTCCAGCGTCTCCTCGGGGGTCAGCCGGGGAGGATATCGATGGGCATTCCACTCTCGAATGCTTTTAGGGCTTACTTTTCGAGAGCTACCAATTTCTGAAAATCGGCGGTTCAGGGCTTCGCAAAATTCCTTCTGGTTGAAGCCAGCACCGGAATACAATTCCTGAATTGTCAATCCTGCTTTCATTGCTGTCTAGTTGTAAATTGAACAAAATCGATAACTGGTGTACGCTTATCCTGAAGAAGAACTTGAAAATAATTCTCAGTTCGCTGAAAACACCTAATACTTTCGTATCCTTCGAGGCTAAAGAATTTCATCAGCCTCAAGCGACGATAGCGCCAAAATTCAATAGAAAAATAAAGATGCAGCAAAGAGTCCATAAAATCAAAGGAAAGTTTTATCCTTTGAAGCATCAAGAGTGGTTAGAGGCTTGCAGGAAGCTGAAGCCATCCGAGCGGGATGTTTTGTATTACGTTCGGACGCTAGACCCGAGGAACAACGGGATCTCGATACCCACAGCCAAAATTGCCCACGCATTGTCAACGCCAAAGCGAAAAGTTCACCCGCGGACGGTGAGCCGTGCGCTCAAGCGGCTAGATCAACTTGGGTTCCTGGATTTGGAGATTGTGGCGGCCCAAGTCAAACTCCGTGGTGGGGGCCTCTGGTCGAGCGATCGCCCCAATCCAGAGGTGGATCAAACGATCCACGGGGTGGATCAAACGATCCAGAGGGTGGATCAAATGATCCAGGGGGTGGATCAAACGATCCCGGAAGTGGATCAAATGATCCACCCTGAAATCGCTAAAATCCTTACTGAGAAGGGGATTCAGCGAAATGGCGATTTTAGAGATCTAATAGATCTAATAGATCTCTCAGAGGGAGAAGGGGAGAGTTTTAGGGAATTTTGTGAGAGAGAGACAGCCCATTTCGACCCACCTCTGAGAAGCTTGACCGATTATCTTGCTTCCCGAGATGCCAGCGGCCGGCCCCGATATTGGCCGTTGTGGCAGAAATACCAATCTGCTAATCGTGATTGGCGATCGCACCCCCATTACCAAGAATGGTCTGCTGCCATCGAGCGTGATGGTTACGGGTGGGTTGTTCAGCAATTTGGTCAACCCGAATATTCCGAGTTAATTGAATTCTATAAGTGGTATGAACGAAATTCCTCGCTTTAATCGGAATCCCGTGGTCTCTCCAGACTCCGAAGCCTGGCGGCCATCGTGGACTTGTTACTGCTGCCGGGATACTGGCTTGGTTCAGGATTACCTAATCAGGCGCATCATCCCGAATTACAACGCCTTCGAGGATAAGCCCGTGGTTTGCCAGCGGTGTGGAGCGTATCACCGGGGCAATCCTGTTCGAGACCTCAACCACGATTGGCGCTTCAAGCGCGACCTGTGCGATCGGCTTGACGAAATCAGTCGCCGTGACTGGAAAACAACGAGACAGCAACACTTTCAGCACATCAAACGGATTATTGACGGGACGACAGGACATCCATTTTGAAAGCTTTAAAACAAATCAACTACTTCTAATTTTTTTTTGAAAAGTTTTGATTTAGGTTGTCCCGGTTGTCCCAAATCGCTGAAACCCCCTTGATTTCGTTGATGTCAGGGGGGTTGTTATTGTCGATGACCTCATGGCCAACTCAACAGATTGGTTAATCTGGCTTTGACTGCTGCAAATCTTGGGTAGATTCTGGGTCTGATGCGATCGCCGGCAGCAGATTGAGGCAATCGGACAGCAAAAATCACCCAACTGTCCAAAAGTTGGGAGGAAATTAGGCGATCGCCACGAGGTAACACGATTTCAGACAAACGGCTCCAGTCCAGGGTCGAACCTGGATAGAAGCGTATTCAATTCAAGGGTGTAGCTGGACGAGGAAGGGTTATGTTGCCGGTTCAGGAGTCCAGGGAGTGGGCGGTCGATAACATCGCTGTCGTATCCCGTTGAAATAACTCCGAACCGACTCCCATCCCAGCCGTTGGAATATTCGACTGACTCGCATCTGCTCTCGCCTGGTCTGTTGGATGGTATCGAGTTTCAGGCAGTTAGTAAGGATTTCAGCGTTTGAGACTTCACTTAGATTCTGAGCGTATTGTTCGACCCGAGCATCCCAGGGGTCGCTGATTTCGTACTCCCGATTGGCCTCATTCTGGAGTTCTTGTTCTTCGGTAGTTAAATCGCAGTCTTCACCCGCTTCGTAGGCGGTGATCGCAGCAGCCCAAATCGCATCGCGATTCTGTTTCAGTTTCTTCAGGTTGATTTGGCCGACGGGAATGACCCAAAATCGGCGATTTCCGGTTGCATCCTGCAAAAACTCATCTTCATTGGTGGTGCCAGCGACGACAGTGCGCCGACGTAATAGCTCGTGTTTCCGTGCATAGGGGGCGCGAACGACATCAACCTGTTTTGAAAAGAAATCCTTGACTTCCCCGCTGGCCCGTTTGCCTGCGATCGCACACTCAATTTCAGCAATCTCACAAATCCAGTGGCGGTGCAGAGCGAGGATATGGTCTTTATCCCGGCAGTCGTGAATGGTATCGGTGAAAAACTCACCACCTAGAATGCGTAGAGAGAGCGATTTTCCAATGCCCTGCTTCCCTTTCAAGATGAGTGCGTTATCAAACTTGCAGCCAGGTTCGTACACCCGTTTGACAGCTGCAATCAGCCATCGTTTCAGATAGCTGTTGTAGAGGGGCAGTAGAGGGTCGTTTTTATCGACTCCGAAATACTGTGTTGCCAGGTGGTCGATATTCACCTTTCGTCCACCCCGAATGGAGTCTAAATGTTCCTTCACCGGGTCATACTGATACTTCTGTGCTAGCCACTCAATCGCGTCACACGCCAGTGTTTTCGAGCATTCAATGTGATTTTCCAGCAGGTTTAAGTAGAAATGTTCAGTCCGGGTGGGTTCACCATCAATCTCAATTTCTCGCGTTCTGACATTGAGACGGGTGCGATTCCCCCAAATATGCCGGATATAGACAAATTTCTCTGTCTTCGACATCCTGGACTTCTTAGCCCATTTTGCAAACGGGATGGCACTCTCCATTAGCTGTTGTAGCTGTTTGGGTCGCCGCCGGGGGAGAAAACCACATAAATAGTCATCCAGACCCTTACCGTCTTCCTGCGACCACTGCATCACATAGACACTCACGGTTCCCTTGGCATTGAGACATTCTCCCAATTTCTTCAGGGCGTGCTGGACTTGCCATTTTCGGATAATGTCTGAATCGAAGGCGAGGTAAATCGAACGACCAGGTTGGCAAAATGCCTCTAACTGGGGTTTTAGCTGTCCCTCCTTCAACCCACAATTTACACCGGGCAGTGAAATGGTGGCCACGCCGTTGGACAAACCGCAGCCTGCCTTCTTCGCGCCCTCGGTGATGATGATGGGGATGTTGGGATTCTCCAAGACCCTGTTCCAATAATTTGGCTCCCCGGTGTCAAGGAATAGCGGCGTGGCTTCATATCCCGAAGCGCCAAGATATTTCCGAGCCTTGCCATCGTCACCAACGGGCGGATTGTCGGGTTTGTATTGGATTCCCAGTAATGTCGGCTCTCCAGTCTGGGGGTCAACCCCACGAACCGACCAGCCAGGGACGAGATGATTACTGTGCTTCCAGCGTCGATTGGTGTTTCGGCTCAGCAATTCGTCAACCTCGCGCCCATCCTTGTGACTTTGGATAGCGTTGACGGTGATTTCGCGGTCAACCCCTGAGTCTTCCCATTCGCTCAGGTGGTTGGTGTGGATGGTGTTGTAAGAATTTAAATCGGTGGCAAGCATCACTCTTCCTCGGTAGTGGCGAGGGATGATGCTGTTCAATTCGGATTCTGGCTAAGAATTTTTTTTGGTCAGTCTCTTGCAAAGCTAGGGATTTCCCTTATAATTAGGGCAATGACCCTCGGGTAAGAGGTATGTGACCACCGAATCTTCTAGCATCAGTTCGGTTCTCGTAGTGCCCGCGTAATAGCCCTTTTGGGCGGCAAGCCTCCTACTGGTAATAGGAGGTTTTTGCTTTTCTGCGTCTGGGCGAAAACCTTTATTTCCCTCACAGTTTGCGTAATTCCCCTCACTCTACTGCGAATTAGTCCTAAGTGCAACGTTAAATTAGGTCTTCCAAAAGATTCGTTACATTTTCCTGATGGCCCTGCCGGTTGTCGTCGTACTGCTCCAGGGCGTTGAAGTTCCTATGCCGCGATAATCGCTGCACTTCTCTGAGATTGCCGCCAGTGATATCCAGAGCGGCTGTAATGCTTGCGTGGCGCAGTCTGTGGGGCGAAACTATCTTCTCAATCCCGGCAAGGTTTGCATAACGGCGAATCAATTTATATAACCCATCCCCAGTCATTCTCCCGCCAATATTTAGCCCTTTCGTTCCCACGACCAGAGGTTCTGTCGGTTTTGGGTGGTTGCGGGCCGCCAAATAGTCCTGTATGGATGTCAGGGTTTTCTGACCTAATGCCATCCAAATATCTTGCCGACCATAGCCCTTGCCGTAAATCCGTAGGCGCTTATTGGCGGCATCGACATCCCCAACGTCACAGGTAACGATTTCGTTACGTCGTAATGCCAGCGTCCAGAATAGTCTCAGAATCACTAAGTCTCGCTTGCCTTTCAACGTGGCGGGGTTAACCGCCCGCATCATCTGCTCGAATTGCGCCGGCGATATACCGGAGGTGTCGCGGTAGGGGACGACTTTCTCGTTTTCGATGTCCTGTAGCGTGATTTCTGTCAGGTTTCGCCGCCGCGCATATTGGATGAGCGATCGCAATGCAGCCAGTCTTCGGTTAATGGTGGCCTCAGCCAGCGTCCCTCCAGTTTTCCGATTTGGTCGGGTCTTCAGATTCTGTTTGTATCGCAAGACCAGAGAAAACGCCTTAGCCTGGGGCAACTGTAGAAATTCTCTAATCAAGCCGTTCGTTGGCTCGGTATCGGGGTTAGAGGTCGCGAACTGGAAGAAATCTCTCAAGTCCTTGCGATATTCCCGTTTCGTTGTCTCTGACCGCTTATCCATCAGAAGCTCATCCAGGATGTCTTCCTCGTCCTGAACCATGACAAGTTGGGACTCCTGGACGCTGAGATTGTCTGATGCCACGGTTTTACTGTCTCGCTAATCATGCTTTTCAAGTGTACAAACTTTCTTCCCCTCTTAGAATACTTTAGGGGATTAGTCTCTTAAGAACTTAGTCTCTTAGTCTCTCGGGCAAATTTAAGAATCCTGTAATTCTTTACGGGCAAAGGGTTTGTAGCTCTAAGAACTTAGTCTCTCAAGAACTTAGTCTCTTAATCTCCTAAAATTCTGCTATGCTGGAGCGGTAATAATTCCCTGAGCCTATGATTTTGACTGTGGCTTCCTTTAAGGGAGGAGTTGGCAAAACTACTACGGCGCTTCATCTGGCGGCATTTCTCCAGGGTCATGCCTCAACATTGCTGGTGGACGGCGATTTGAACCGTTCGGCGTTGCAGTGGGCGGAGGCCGGAAAGCTCCCGTTTCGGGTGTGCGATGAGCGCCAAGGCGTTCGCTATGCCCGTCAGCACGAACATATCGTCATTGATACTGCGGCCCGTCCTGAGCCGGAGGATTTGAAGGCGATCGCCAAAGGCTGCGACCTCCTAATTTTGCCCTGTTCCCCCGATGCTCTCGCTCTCAGTGCCCTATCTCAGATGGTGGATGCTCTGCAATCCCTCCAGACAAACTATCGAGTGCTGTTGACGTTGACCCCTCCCCGCCCCAGCACCGCCGCTGATGATGCTCGGCTTAGTCTCGAAAATGTGGGACTTCCTCTGTTTTCAGGACAGATTCGTCGTCTGGCCGCATTCCAGAAGGCCGCCCTTGCTGGAGTCCTCGTTTCTCAAGTTCGGGGCGATCGCATGGCCCGCATCGCCTGGAATTGCTATGTCGAAGTTGGTAATGAGTTGCTGGAGTTCGTTTGATGGCTAAATCAAAATTCGATGATATTCTCAATGCTCGAAATTCTAAGCCAAAGGCAAAGAGCAGGGACAATCAGTATATAAAGGCAGGGTTTTATATACCTAGAGACTTACATCGCAAGCTAAAGGCCTTCTCCGTTCAGGAAGACCGGGATATGAGCGAGGTTCTCACGACTATCTTGGAAGACTTCTTCGATGACCTGGGTTCTTAAGAGACTAAGTTCTTAAGAGACTAAGAGACTAGATTGAACTTGGGACGGCAAAAGCCCTTTAAAATCAAGGG
Proteins encoded:
- a CDS encoding ParA family protein — translated: MILTVASFKGGVGKTTTALHLAAFLQGHASTLLVDGDLNRSALQWAEAGKLPFRVCDERQGVRYARQHEHIVIDTAARPEPEDLKAIAKGCDLLILPCSPDALALSALSQMVDALQSLQTNYRVLLTLTPPRPSTAADDARLSLENVGLPLFSGQIRRLAAFQKAALAGVLVSQVRGDRMARIAWNCYVEVGNELLEFV
- a CDS encoding VapE domain-containing protein, encoding MLATDLNSYNTIHTNHLSEWEDSGVDREITVNAIQSHKDGREVDELLSRNTNRRWKHSNHLVPGWSVRGVDPQTGEPTLLGIQYKPDNPPVGDDGKARKYLGASGYEATPLFLDTGEPNYWNRVLENPNIPIIITEGAKKAGCGLSNGVATISLPGVNCGLKEGQLKPQLEAFCQPGRSIYLAFDSDIIRKWQVQHALKKLGECLNAKGTVSVYVMQWSQEDGKGLDDYLCGFLPRRRPKQLQQLMESAIPFAKWAKKSRMSKTEKFVYIRHIWGNRTRLNVRTREIEIDGEPTRTEHFYLNLLENHIECSKTLACDAIEWLAQKYQYDPVKEHLDSIRGGRKVNIDHLATQYFGVDKNDPLLPLYNSYLKRWLIAAVKRVYEPGCKFDNALILKGKQGIGKSLSLRILGGEFFTDTIHDCRDKDHILALHRHWICEIAEIECAIAGKRASGEVKDFFSKQVDVVRAPYARKHELLRRRTVVAGTTNEDEFLQDATGNRRFWVIPVGQINLKKLKQNRDAIWAAAITAYEAGEDCDLTTEEQELQNEANREYEISDPWDARVEQYAQNLSEVSNAEILTNCLKLDTIQQTRREQMRVSRIFQRLGWESVRSYFNGIRQRCYRPPTPWTPEPAT
- a CDS encoding tyrosine-type recombinase/integrase, with translation MASDNLSVQESQLVMVQDEEDILDELLMDKRSETTKREYRKDLRDFFQFATSNPDTEPTNGLIREFLQLPQAKAFSLVLRYKQNLKTRPNRKTGGTLAEATINRRLAALRSLIQYARRRNLTEITLQDIENEKVVPYRDTSGISPAQFEQMMRAVNPATLKGKRDLVILRLFWTLALRRNEIVTCDVGDVDAANKRLRIYGKGYGRQDIWMALGQKTLTSIQDYLAARNHPKPTEPLVVGTKGLNIGGRMTGDGLYKLIRRYANLAGIEKIVSPHRLRHASITAALDITGGNLREVQRLSRHRNFNALEQYDDNRQGHQENVTNLLEDLI
- a CDS encoding HU family DNA-binding protein, which encodes MFDHIAEVTGYSEQSVETVILAFVQYVKTSIQNGEDVQITGFGTYTHTDLKKRPGRNPRTGESITLPPSRRPRFKFSKKFIEGVQPDPKVKPKRSKAKADKSEGPQVTNSEVAPPPIPKQFLSPVVEQKIWSAIVDGQVVSVPHKEATQLDGHIPVWAKGRKGWELKESVPELSAS